A part of Notolabrus celidotus isolate fNotCel1 chromosome 21, fNotCel1.pri, whole genome shotgun sequence genomic DNA contains:
- the klhl42 gene encoding kelch-like protein 42 — MSSDQIIAIVMEDKIYEVNKKKLIEKSDYFRALYSSGMRESTEDSVQLQGLSVPGLELVLEFINTSKVQVVNETLEDLIETASFLQVTSILKLLTSEIRLDNCVELYTLSEVYGTHDLRHACLKYMSCYYHPMLRRQEFSSLPSAVRDQVRDMRMKGTATLVAIGDFTCLSLDVPDQDEPWSMLRYGEVEQRWKPLANNLPPDMINVRGYGSAVLDNYLFIVGGYRMTSQEISAVHCYNPCRNEWNQVAPLNQKRSNFKLLAVQGKLYAVGGQCLGTVECYSPEQDWWTCVSSMPDPLAEFSACECQGMIYVMGGYTARDRNTSVLCYCPTSDSWTVFRSCPAHIRKQQMLSVEDTIYLVGGYTHELELAQRQRRPSQTEDVLTVQSYNVTTGEWLQLKENTSKSGLNLTCTLHNDGIYIMSRDVSLPTSLEHRVFLKYNIFSDAWEAFRRFPALGQNMLLCSMYLPNLL, encoded by the exons ATGTCATCAGACCAGATCATCGCCATCGTCATGGAGGACAAAATCTACGAGGTGAACAAAAAGAAGCTGATCGAGAAGAGCGACTACTTCCGCGCCCTGTACAGCTCCGGGATGAGGGAGTCCACGGAGGACTCTGTGCAGCTGCAGGGACTCAGTGTCCCAGGTCTGGAGCTGGTCCTGGAGTTCATCAACACCTCAAAGGTCCAGGTTGTGAATGAGACTCTGGAGGATTTGATCGAGACCGCCTCCTTCTTACAGGTCACCTCCATCCTCAAGCTCCTCACCTCTGAGATCCGCCTGGACAACTGCGTGGAGCTGTACACCCTCTCTGAGGTCTACGGGACCCACGATCTGCGCCACGCCTGCCTCAAATACATGAGCTGCTACTACCACCCCATGCTGAGGAGGCAAGAGTTCAGCAGCCTCCCCTCAGCTGTCAGAGACCAGGTCAGGGACATGCGCATGAAAGGCACAGCCACCCTGGTAGCCATTGGGGACTTCACCTGCCTGTCCCTGGATGTCCCGGATCAGGATGAACCCTGGTCCATGCTGAGGTACGGTGAGGTGGAGCAGAGATGGAAGCCACTTGCAAACAACCTTCCTCCTGATATGATCAATGTGAGAGGTTACGGGTCAGCTGTGCTGGATAACTACCTGTTCATCGTGGGAGGATACAGGATGACGAGTCAGGAGATCTCAGCCGTGCACTGCTACAACCCCTGCAGGAACGAGTGGAACCAGGTGGCCCCGCTCAACCAGAAGAG GTCCAACTTCAAGCTGCTGGCGGTGCAGGGGAAGCTGTACGCTGTAGGGGGTCAGTGTCTGGGCACCGTGGAGTGTTACAGCCCAGAGCAGGACTGGTGGACCTGCGTGTCCTCGATGCCCGACCCGCTGGCTGAGTTCTCGGCGTGTGAGTGCCAAGGGATGATCTACGTCATGGGTGGATACACTGCAAGAG acagGAACACGAGCGTCCTCTGCTACTGCCCCACCTCCGACAGCTGGACTGTGTTTCGCTCCTGTCCCGCTCACATCCGAAAGCAGCAGATGCTCTCAGTGGAGGACACCATCTACCTGGTGGGCGGTTACACCCACGAGCTGGAGCTGGCGCAGCGTCAGCGGCGGCCCAGCCAGACGGAGGACGTGCTGACGGTGCAGTCGTACAACGTCACCACGGGGGAGTGGCTCCAGCTGAAGGAGAACACGTCCAAGTCGGGCCTGAACCTGACGTGCACGCTGCACAACGACGGCATCTACATCATGAGCCGGGACGTGAGCCTGCCCACCAGCCTGGAGCACCGCGTGTTCCTCAAGTACAACATCTTCTCGGACGCCTGGGAGGCCTTCAGGCGCTTCCCGGCGCTCGGACAGAACATGCTGCTGTGCTCGATGTACCTCCCCAACCTGCTCTGA